A single window of candidate division WOR-3 bacterium DNA harbors:
- the uvrA gene encoding excinuclease ABC subunit UvrA, translating into MSRDDVISIRGAREHNLKNISLDIPRNKLVVITGLSGSGKSSLAFDTIYAEGQRRYIESLSAYARQFLGMLEKPDCDQITGLSPAIAIEQRTSARNPRSTVGTVTEIYDYLRLLFARIGKPYCPKCGKPISSQTTDQIVDNLLALTEGTNLIILAPLIRARKGEYKELLVKAKRRGYIRVRVDGKLFEVDEVPDLERYKKHDIEVVVDRLQVKPDARKRLADSVELALKEGNGLCIVATQRAATEVQSPKSKVPSPESRAEGGDLVFSAALACPECGYSLGEISPRLFSFNAPQGACPTCHGLGTKMEIDPDRVISNPDLSVMDGALQPWGEARERSQWFTAPLKTLARRHGFKLDTPWKKLPAFARRLILYGSEEDLKVKYTRWDDSEFYWQHKFEGLMPNLLRLYHETESESRREWIEGFMTLLPCPDCQGRRLKPEALAVRIGDVNIAELSAFSIRRCHEYFMRELKLTGRDEEVSREVIKELRKRLGFLTAVGIDYLTLDRTAETLGGGEAQRVRLATQIGSGLVGVVYILDEPSIGLHQRDNRKLLGTLTRLRDLGNTVIVVEHDEETILEADHVIDLGPGAGDTGGRVVAQGPPQEIKRNPDSLTGAYLSGRKSIALPAERREPRIGALTVQGCKENNLKNTDISVPLGLFVAVTGVSGSGKSTFVSDILYRALARHFYDSREKPGAHDHIAGIEKIDKVINIDQSPIGRTPRSNPATYTGAFGPIRELFARTKDARMRGYKPGRFSFNVKGGRCEACGGDGIIKVEMHFLPDVYVTCEVCRGRRYNRETLEVKYKTKSISDVLEMSVLEADLFFANVPAVARKVRLLEEVGLGYVKLGQSATTLSGGEAQRIKLARELSKIATGRTLYLLDEPTTGLHFEDVRLLLGVLDRLVARGNTVLVIEHNLEVIKCADWIIDLGPEGGDEGGTVVVAGTPEKVASCESSHTGKYLKPLLRR; encoded by the coding sequence ATGTCCCGCGACGATGTGATCAGCATCCGCGGGGCGCGGGAGCACAACCTGAAGAACATCAGCCTCGACATCCCGCGCAACAAGCTGGTAGTCATCACCGGCCTGTCCGGCTCGGGCAAGTCGTCGCTCGCGTTCGACACCATCTACGCCGAGGGCCAGCGCCGGTACATCGAGTCGCTCTCGGCCTATGCCCGGCAGTTCCTCGGCATGCTGGAGAAGCCGGATTGCGACCAGATTACCGGCCTCTCCCCGGCCATCGCCATCGAGCAACGTACCTCGGCCCGCAACCCGCGTTCCACTGTCGGCACAGTCACGGAGATCTACGACTACCTGCGCCTGCTCTTTGCCCGTATCGGTAAGCCCTACTGCCCCAAATGCGGTAAGCCGATCTCATCCCAAACCACCGACCAGATCGTAGACAATCTGCTCGCCCTGACCGAAGGCACGAACCTCATCATCCTCGCCCCGTTGATACGCGCCCGCAAAGGCGAGTACAAGGAGCTGCTGGTCAAGGCCAAGCGCCGGGGTTACATCCGTGTGCGAGTCGACGGAAAGCTCTTCGAAGTTGATGAGGTGCCGGACCTCGAGCGCTACAAGAAGCACGACATCGAAGTCGTGGTTGATCGGCTGCAGGTGAAACCGGATGCAAGGAAGCGCCTGGCCGACTCGGTCGAGCTGGCGCTGAAAGAGGGCAATGGGCTGTGTATCGTCGCGACCCAAAGGGCCGCGACCGAAGTCCAAAGTCCCAAGTCAAAAGTCCCAAGTCCCGAGAGCCGCGCCGAAGGTGGCGACCTTGTGTTCTCGGCAGCCTTGGCCTGCCCGGAGTGCGGGTACAGCCTGGGCGAGATTTCACCCCGTCTCTTCTCGTTCAACGCGCCGCAGGGCGCCTGCCCGACCTGCCACGGACTCGGCACCAAGATGGAAATCGACCCGGACCGGGTCATCTCCAACCCTGACCTGTCGGTGATGGACGGTGCGCTCCAGCCCTGGGGCGAGGCACGGGAACGAAGCCAGTGGTTCACCGCGCCGCTCAAGACTCTGGCACGCCGGCACGGCTTCAAGCTCGACACGCCGTGGAAGAAACTTCCCGCCTTTGCCAGGCGGCTGATTCTCTACGGCTCCGAGGAGGACCTCAAGGTCAAGTACACGCGCTGGGACGACAGCGAGTTCTACTGGCAGCACAAGTTCGAGGGCCTGATGCCGAACCTGCTCCGTCTATACCATGAGACCGAGTCCGAGTCACGACGCGAGTGGATTGAAGGATTCATGACCCTGCTCCCTTGCCCCGATTGCCAGGGCCGGCGGCTGAAGCCAGAAGCCCTGGCGGTGCGCATCGGCGACGTGAACATCGCCGAACTGAGCGCTTTCTCCATCCGCCGCTGCCACGAGTACTTCATGCGTGAACTGAAGCTCACGGGCCGGGACGAGGAAGTGTCCCGCGAGGTCATCAAGGAGCTCCGCAAGCGGCTCGGCTTTCTCACCGCGGTCGGAATCGACTACTTGACCCTGGACCGCACCGCCGAGACCCTGGGCGGCGGCGAGGCCCAGCGCGTACGCCTCGCCACGCAGATCGGCTCCGGGCTCGTCGGCGTCGTCTACATCCTCGACGAACCTTCCATCGGCCTGCACCAGCGGGACAACCGAAAGCTGCTTGGAACACTGACCCGGCTGCGCGACCTCGGCAACACGGTCATCGTGGTCGAGCACGATGAGGAGACAATCCTTGAAGCCGACCACGTCATCGACCTCGGCCCGGGCGCGGGCGACACCGGCGGCAGAGTCGTGGCCCAGGGCCCACCCCAAGAGATCAAACGCAACCCGGACTCGCTGACCGGCGCCTACCTGTCGGGCCGGAAGAGCATCGCGCTGCCGGCCGAACGGCGCGAACCCCGAATCGGCGCTCTCACTGTCCAAGGCTGCAAGGAGAACAACCTCAAGAACACGGACATATCGGTGCCGCTCGGCCTGTTCGTGGCCGTGACCGGTGTCTCCGGCTCAGGCAAGAGCACGTTCGTGTCCGACATCCTGTACCGGGCGCTCGCCCGCCACTTCTACGACTCGCGGGAGAAGCCCGGCGCCCACGACCACATCGCCGGCATCGAGAAGATCGACAAGGTCATCAACATCGACCAGTCGCCGATCGGCCGCACCCCGCGCTCAAACCCCGCGACCTATACCGGTGCGTTCGGGCCGATCCGCGAGCTGTTCGCCAGAACCAAGGATGCGCGGATGCGCGGGTACAAGCCGGGGCGGTTCTCTTTCAACGTGAAGGGCGGCCGGTGTGAGGCGTGCGGCGGCGACGGCATCATCAAGGTAGAGATGCACTTCCTGCCCGACGTCTACGTCACCTGCGAGGTCTGCCGGGGCAGGCGCTACAACCGCGAGACGCTGGAGGTGAAGTACAAGACGAAGAGCATCAGCGACGTGCTGGAAATGTCAGTCCTGGAGGCGGACCTGTTCTTCGCGAACGTCCCGGCGGTCGCGCGCAAGGTCCGGCTGCTGGAGGAGGTGGGCCTCGGCTACGTCAAACTCGGCCAGTCGGCGACAACGCTCTCCGGTGGCGAGGCCCAGCGTATCAAGCTGGCCCGCGAGCTATCGAAGATTGCCACCGGCCGTACCCTCTACCTTCTCGATGAACCCACGACCGGGCTCCACTTCGAGGACGTCCGGCTGCTGCTCGGCGTGCTCGACCGGCTGGTTGCCCGCGGCAACACCGTGCTCGTCATCGAGCACAACCTCGAAGTCATCAAGTGTGCTGACTGGATAATCGACCTTGGGCCCGAGGGCGGGGACGAAGGCGGTACGGTTGTCGTGGCCGGAACGCCGGAAAAGGTCGCCTCGTGCGAATCCTCGCACACCGGCAAGTACCTGAAACCGCTGCTTAGACGCTAG
- the lon gene encoding endopeptidase La gives MSDNPETTVKAEVKTDEQLKLGQFPGELPVLVVKGGIVFPSLVSPLVVSTERSAKLVDDALAGDKLVCAVTQRDTALEREAEPPDLFEVGTISVILKMLRFPDGTMRLLLQGMRRARVEEYLPGAPYLRARVAPLEETGQKDTATRALMRSVTDTFGKLAELAPYLPDDVNTVVRNFESPGRLADFAATYVNFDLSEKQRLLEMLDVKERLQALLPMLSKEIGILELGAKIRDQVKGELDKSQREYFLREQMKAIQKELGESDQTQAEIDELRKKVEEAGMPQAALEAARRELDRLSRMSPAASEYSVTRNYFDWLLAVPWKVRTEDILDVRQAGKILNEDHYNLDKVKQRILEYLSVRKLMQDSKGPILCFIGPPGVGKTSLGRSIARALGRKFQRFSLGGIRDEAEIRGHRRTYVGALPGRIVQGLRTAGSMNPVFMLDEIDKVGTDFRGDPSSALLEVLDPEQNFSFSDHYLEVPVDLSQVMFITTANVADTIIPALRDRMEILELPGYTDEEKISIAKGFLVPRQLTQNGLTKEQVQFKDEALKLIVSEYTREAGVRNLEREVGSVMRKLARRFAEGRSKLSTIDSPEVRKLLGPRRFSSEVAARRMHAGVSTGLAVTPFGGEILFIESSLMKGKKQLLLTGLLGDVMKESAEAALTYVRAHARQLGIDEKFFEESDLHIHIPAGATPKDGPSAGIAIAASVISLLRRESLDPRIAMTGEITLTGRVLPIGGVKEKVLAASRAGIKAVILPVENRRDLRDVPANVRKGLKFRFVKSVGDLCRVLFPKTCAQRSTQDAGPRTPKAACVARQAAGVGRDASGV, from the coding sequence TTGAGTGACAATCCCGAGACAACAGTCAAGGCCGAAGTCAAAACCGATGAGCAGTTGAAGCTGGGCCAGTTCCCGGGCGAGCTGCCTGTGCTCGTAGTCAAGGGCGGCATCGTCTTCCCAAGCCTCGTGTCGCCGCTGGTAGTTTCGACCGAGCGCTCGGCCAAGTTGGTGGACGACGCGCTGGCCGGTGACAAGCTGGTCTGCGCGGTTACGCAGCGCGACACGGCGCTGGAGCGAGAGGCCGAACCCCCCGACCTGTTCGAAGTCGGCACCATCTCGGTCATCCTGAAGATGCTCCGGTTCCCGGACGGGACGATGCGGCTGCTGCTGCAGGGGATGCGGCGGGCACGGGTCGAAGAGTACCTTCCGGGCGCCCCGTACCTGCGGGCCAGGGTGGCCCCGCTTGAGGAGACCGGGCAGAAGGACACCGCGACCCGGGCATTGATGCGAAGTGTGACCGATACATTCGGCAAGCTGGCCGAGCTGGCGCCGTACCTGCCCGACGACGTCAACACCGTGGTGCGGAACTTCGAGTCGCCGGGCCGGCTGGCCGACTTCGCGGCGACCTACGTCAACTTCGACCTGTCGGAGAAGCAGCGGCTGCTGGAGATGCTGGATGTGAAGGAACGTCTGCAGGCGCTGCTGCCGATGCTCTCGAAGGAGATAGGCATCCTCGAACTGGGCGCGAAGATCCGCGACCAGGTCAAGGGCGAGCTCGACAAGTCGCAGCGCGAGTACTTCCTGCGCGAGCAGATGAAGGCGATCCAGAAGGAGCTGGGCGAGTCGGACCAGACCCAGGCGGAAATCGATGAGTTGCGGAAGAAGGTCGAGGAGGCAGGCATGCCTCAGGCCGCGCTGGAAGCGGCCCGCCGGGAACTCGACCGGCTGTCGCGCATGTCACCCGCGGCATCCGAGTACTCGGTCACGCGCAACTACTTTGACTGGCTGCTGGCCGTGCCGTGGAAGGTGCGGACCGAGGACATCCTCGACGTGAGACAGGCCGGCAAGATACTCAACGAGGACCACTACAATCTCGACAAGGTAAAGCAGAGGATTCTCGAGTACCTGTCGGTGCGGAAGCTTATGCAGGACTCCAAGGGGCCGATACTGTGCTTCATCGGACCGCCGGGTGTGGGTAAGACGTCGCTTGGTCGCTCGATCGCTCGGGCCCTGGGTCGGAAGTTCCAGCGCTTCTCCCTGGGCGGAATCAGGGACGAGGCCGAAATCCGCGGCCACCGCCGGACCTACGTTGGGGCGCTGCCCGGAAGAATCGTGCAGGGACTGCGCACCGCCGGATCTATGAACCCGGTTTTCATGCTCGACGAAATCGACAAGGTCGGGACCGACTTCCGCGGAGACCCGTCGTCGGCCCTGCTCGAGGTGCTCGACCCGGAGCAGAACTTCAGCTTCTCCGACCACTACCTGGAAGTGCCGGTCGACCTGTCGCAGGTGATGTTCATCACCACCGCCAATGTGGCCGACACGATCATCCCCGCGCTTCGCGACCGGATGGAGATACTCGAGTTGCCGGGCTACACCGACGAGGAGAAGATCTCGATTGCCAAAGGCTTCCTGGTGCCGAGGCAGCTCACGCAGAATGGTCTGACCAAAGAGCAGGTCCAGTTCAAAGACGAAGCCCTGAAGCTGATTGTGAGCGAGTACACCCGCGAAGCCGGGGTCAGGAACCTGGAGCGGGAGGTCGGGTCGGTGATGCGCAAGCTCGCGCGACGGTTCGCTGAGGGCCGGAGCAAGCTCTCGACCATCGACTCGCCCGAGGTAAGGAAGCTGCTCGGGCCGCGCCGTTTCTCTTCCGAAGTCGCGGCACGACGGATGCACGCCGGCGTTTCGACCGGGCTTGCGGTCACGCCCTTCGGCGGTGAGATACTCTTCATCGAGTCATCGCTTATGAAGGGTAAAAAGCAGCTGCTGCTGACCGGTTTGCTGGGTGACGTAATGAAGGAATCGGCCGAGGCCGCGCTCACCTACGTGAGGGCACACGCACGGCAGCTAGGAATCGACGAGAAGTTCTTCGAGGAGTCTGACCTCCATATCCATATCCCGGCGGGCGCGACCCCGAAAGACGGACCATCGGCCGGCATCGCTATCGCGGCCTCGGTGATTTCCCTGCTCCGCCGGGAGTCGCTCGACCCGCGCATCGCCATGACCGGAGAGATAACGCTCACCGGCCGGGTGCTGCCCATCGGCGGCGTGAAAGAGAAGGTGCTGGCTGCGAGCCGGGCCGGGATCAAGGCCGTCATCCTGCCGGTCGAGAATCGCCGCGACCTGAGGGACGTCCCGGCCAATGTCAGGAAAGGGCTCAAGTTCCGCTTCGTGAAGTCGGTCGGTGACCTCTGTCGAGTGTTGTTTCCGAAAACCTGCGCCCAACGCTCTACGCAGGACGCCGGACCCAGGACGCCGAAAGCAGCGTGCGTGGCGCGGCAGGCTGCTGGCGTCGGTCGTGACGCGTCTGGCGTCTAG
- a CDS encoding Hsp20/alpha crystallin family protein: MDRLRHFTGIVSVSHDIDELFERFFGVEESNAVWEPPVDLFVSEAKIYLMAEVPGVPGSEVHVRVGARMVQILGIKRPPEKVRRGVTFYESQIPYGGFEKRVNLPFTVSPDSIKVNIKDGVLSLELDRTGVSTVRVIRVE, translated from the coding sequence ATGGATAGGTTACGGCATTTCACCGGCATAGTATCCGTTAGCCACGACATTGATGAGCTGTTCGAGCGGTTCTTCGGAGTCGAAGAGAGCAATGCCGTCTGGGAGCCCCCGGTTGATCTTTTCGTAAGCGAAGCCAAGATCTACCTGATGGCTGAAGTTCCCGGCGTCCCGGGGTCAGAGGTTCACGTCCGGGTCGGGGCCAGGATGGTCCAGATTCTCGGCATCAAGCGCCCGCCGGAGAAGGTCCGGCGCGGGGTTACCTTCTATGAATCCCAGATCCCGTATGGAGGGTTTGAGAAGCGGGTGAACCTGCCGTTCACAGTCAGCCCCGACAGCATCAAGGTAAACATCAAGGACGGAGTGCTGAGCCTGGAGCTCGACCGAACCGGTGTCAGCACCGTGAGGGTGATACGAGTTGAGTGA
- a CDS encoding TIGR00282 family metallophosphoesterase → MSVPQPLRGALRVLFLGDICAEPGRKAVEQELVVLRQQLGVDFVIANAENAAGGYGITPAIAGALLKAGVGCITTGDHAYDRKEVWEYLGTEPRILRPLNFPPQAPGRGYGVYELGQETKGTDAARVKVAVVNLQGRVFMKALDCPFRTTLPALDEIRRETQVVFVDLHAEATAEKQAMGWFLDGRVSAVLGSHTHVQTADEAILAGGTAYITDAGMSGSFDSVLGMSKDLSLRRMVEMVPVRLHPATGDVRINGVWVDVEPASGRALAVGRLSHMVVPAGNQTSLAGV, encoded by the coding sequence ATGTCCGTCCCCCAACCTCTCCGCGGGGCGTTGCGCGTGCTCTTTCTCGGCGACATATGCGCGGAGCCGGGGCGGAAGGCGGTCGAGCAGGAGCTCGTAGTTCTGCGGCAACAGCTTGGTGTTGACTTCGTCATCGCCAACGCAGAGAATGCTGCAGGCGGCTACGGAATCACGCCGGCCATCGCCGGCGCACTGCTGAAGGCCGGCGTCGGCTGTATCACGACCGGGGATCACGCGTACGATCGTAAAGAGGTCTGGGAGTACCTTGGTACCGAGCCGAGGATTCTCCGGCCGCTCAACTTCCCGCCCCAGGCGCCCGGCCGGGGCTATGGGGTCTACGAACTGGGACAGGAGACCAAAGGGACTGATGCGGCCAGGGTCAAAGTCGCGGTGGTGAACCTGCAGGGGCGGGTGTTCATGAAGGCACTGGACTGTCCGTTTCGCACAACTCTGCCAGCGCTGGACGAAATCCGGCGTGAAACCCAGGTTGTGTTCGTAGACTTACATGCCGAGGCAACTGCCGAGAAGCAGGCGATGGGCTGGTTCCTGGACGGCCGGGTTTCGGCCGTGCTCGGCAGCCACACCCACGTCCAGACCGCGGATGAAGCGATTCTGGCGGGCGGTACTGCCTACATCACCGATGCAGGCATGAGCGGCTCGTTCGACTCGGTACTGGGTATGAGCAAGGACTTGTCCTTGCGCCGGATGGTCGAAATGGTGCCGGTGCGACTCCACCCGGCGACCGGCGACGTGCGCATCAACGGTGTGTGGGTGGACGTCGAGCCCGCCAGCGGCAGGGCTTTGGCAGTCGGGCGGCTGTCACACATGGTCGTGCCCGCCGGGAATCAGACGTCGCTGGCCGGCGTCTAA
- the rny gene encoding ribonuclease Y: MDWVRIVVPAIAGFLVLGVAGFWVGFVVSRRAARQLVSGAEQERERTVRLAQEEADRAREKSEAAAKIEWGHEKLKFETQTATTRRELERLEAKLSERESFLARRDSVLTQKEADLIRKDRDIGARDKIVRAKMERLDQLISQENSKLERIAGLSSEEARRELCRNLENQARLEAAQIVRDIKEEARGQAEEEAREIIIRAIQRCAVSHAAETTVSVVSLPSDELKGRIIGREGRNIRTFETLTGVEVMIDDTPGAIIISGFDPVRREVAKLAMEKLVADGRIHPARIEEIVGRTRDEMNAIIKSTGEAVVLELGIVGLHPELAKLLGRLKYRTSYGQNVLVHSKEVAYLAALMAQELDMDPALAKRSGLLHDIGKAADQSIEGPHASIGAELARRYGEEELVANAIAAHHEEATLDSPYAFLVAAADSVSGSRPGARRESFETYVKRVEELETIASSMDGVERAYAIQAGREIRVLVEPDKVTDRDSAELAAKVAAQIQTELKYPGQIKVTVIRETRAVDYAR; the protein is encoded by the coding sequence ATGGATTGGGTGAGAATCGTAGTTCCGGCGATTGCCGGCTTCTTAGTTCTGGGAGTTGCGGGATTCTGGGTCGGGTTCGTTGTCAGCCGTCGGGCCGCCCGGCAACTGGTGAGCGGTGCGGAGCAGGAGCGCGAGCGGACTGTGAGGCTGGCACAGGAGGAGGCAGACCGGGCGCGCGAGAAGTCCGAGGCAGCGGCCAAGATCGAGTGGGGGCACGAGAAGCTCAAGTTCGAGACCCAGACCGCGACCACGCGGCGTGAGCTCGAGCGGCTCGAAGCGAAGCTATCCGAACGCGAGAGCTTCCTCGCCCGCCGGGACAGTGTCCTCACACAGAAGGAAGCGGACCTTATCCGCAAGGACCGTGACATCGGGGCGAGGGACAAGATCGTCCGGGCGAAGATGGAGCGGCTGGACCAACTCATCAGCCAGGAGAACTCGAAGCTCGAGCGCATCGCCGGCCTCTCTTCCGAGGAGGCACGCCGTGAGCTGTGCCGCAACCTTGAGAACCAGGCGCGGCTGGAGGCAGCCCAGATCGTCAGAGACATTAAGGAGGAAGCTCGGGGACAGGCCGAGGAAGAGGCGCGGGAGATCATCATCCGGGCGATCCAGCGCTGTGCTGTATCACACGCGGCCGAAACAACGGTCTCGGTCGTCAGCCTTCCTTCGGATGAGCTCAAGGGACGGATCATCGGACGCGAAGGTCGAAACATCCGCACTTTTGAGACCCTGACCGGGGTCGAGGTGATGATTGACGACACGCCGGGCGCGATAATCATCTCCGGGTTTGATCCGGTCCGACGAGAGGTTGCCAAGCTGGCGATGGAGAAACTCGTGGCCGACGGCCGGATTCACCCGGCACGGATCGAGGAGATAGTGGGTCGAACTCGTGATGAGATGAACGCCATCATCAAGTCTACCGGCGAAGCGGTCGTGCTTGAACTCGGCATCGTCGGTCTCCACCCGGAACTCGCCAAGCTGCTCGGGCGGCTGAAGTACAGGACGAGCTACGGTCAGAACGTGCTCGTCCATTCGAAGGAGGTCGCGTACCTGGCTGCGCTGATGGCGCAAGAGCTGGACATGGACCCGGCGCTGGCCAAGCGGTCCGGGCTGTTGCACGATATCGGCAAGGCCGCTGACCAGTCAATTGAGGGGCCCCACGCGAGCATCGGCGCGGAGCTCGCGCGCCGGTACGGCGAGGAGGAGTTGGTGGCGAACGCTATTGCCGCACACCACGAAGAGGCGACGCTCGATTCGCCCTACGCCTTCCTGGTCGCGGCTGCGGACAGCGTTTCCGGCTCCCGGCCCGGCGCCAGGCGAGAGAGCTTCGAGACCTACGTCAAACGGGTCGAGGAGCTCGAGACGATCGCATCCTCAATGGATGGTGTCGAGCGGGCCTATGCCATTCAGGCCGGCCGCGAAATACGTGTGCTGGTCGAGCCGGACAAGGTCACAGACAGGGATTCGGCAGAGCTTGCTGCCAAGGTCGCGGCTCAGATCCAGACCGAGCTGAAATACCCGGGGCAGATCAAGGTTACCGTTATCCGTGAGACACGGGCGGTAGACTACGCAAGGTAG
- a CDS encoding cell division protein ZapA gives MKSVVVSVFGSDYNVRADSDGERVQEIAGIVDRKMREIDRQFNQGSSTRTAVLTCMNLVDDHLLQRREDARWVSRRVGVLVRKLESVLGGR, from the coding sequence ATGAAGTCAGTTGTCGTTAGTGTCTTTGGCAGTGACTATAATGTTAGAGCCGACAGTGACGGCGAACGCGTTCAGGAAATCGCGGGGATCGTTGACCGGAAGATGAGGGAGATCGACCGCCAGTTCAATCAGGGCTCGAGCACGCGTACGGCGGTGCTGACCTGCATGAACCTGGTGGATGATCACCTCCTGCAACGCCGGGAGGACGCCCGTTGGGTGTCGCGCCGGGTCGGTGTGCTCGTCAGAAAACTGGAGTCCGTTCTTGGGGGCCGGTAG
- a CDS encoding fibronectin type III domain-containing protein encodes MKCLTLTVLTGVAALVVIQGCGVLGGPPSGVTVSAGPGESDSTVLVSWTVPSEGAADKYVIHFRPATDSGYTVVGETTAISYAHNPHGVTGQYKVSAVFGGDSYDAAEMPTTVPVQSEAELFEINADSARCGFGWKRDSGVGGVFAMTESANCASVDFYVSDLLVGTGGPLSIVSPNKADSIDSGAVGIVPSAAWRANGFSNPVLADTVPSYKAPPSATYFIYTTLTSQPCRFGCYTAGDTVKHYAMVKVDSFNLVSGRVWLKTWYQLVPGLRLVHY; translated from the coding sequence ATGAAGTGTTTGACATTGACCGTCCTGACCGGCGTGGCGGCGCTGGTCGTGATCCAGGGCTGTGGAGTGCTGGGCGGACCTCCGAGCGGCGTTACAGTGAGTGCCGGGCCGGGCGAATCGGACAGCACTGTCCTTGTATCGTGGACCGTACCGTCCGAAGGCGCGGCGGACAAGTATGTGATCCACTTCCGGCCCGCCACGGACTCCGGGTACACAGTCGTCGGCGAAACGACGGCGATATCCTACGCTCACAACCCCCACGGTGTAACCGGCCAGTACAAGGTCTCGGCCGTCTTCGGCGGAGATTCGTACGACGCTGCAGAGATGCCGACCACGGTCCCGGTTCAGAGCGAGGCCGAGCTTTTTGAGATCAACGCGGATTCGGCTCGGTGCGGGTTCGGGTGGAAACGTGATTCGGGAGTCGGCGGCGTGTTCGCTATGACCGAGAGTGCCAACTGCGCGTCGGTTGACTTCTACGTTTCCGACCTGCTGGTCGGAACCGGAGGACCACTCAGCATCGTGAGTCCAAACAAGGCAGACTCGATTGACTCCGGTGCGGTCGGAATCGTACCTTCCGCCGCCTGGCGGGCGAACGGCTTCTCGAATCCGGTGCTGGCCGATACCGTGCCCAGCTACAAGGCGCCCCCGAGTGCTACCTACTTCATCTACACCACGCTTACCAGCCAGCCGTGCCGTTTTGGGTGCTACACGGCCGGCGACACGGTGAAGCACTATGCCATGGTCAAGGTCGACAGCTTCAACCTGGTGTCCGGTCGGGTTTGGCTGAAGACTTGGTACCAGCTCGTGCCCGGGCTGAGGCTTGTGCATTACTAG
- a CDS encoding ComF family protein encodes MSSGSPGSVRFLLKSLADFIYPPICYGCDSEVEEGLVCEGCRLALFTHELAVCPKCHRPCTRTAETCGQCRTPFSLSRVRALGLYVPPFDKLVHAFKYSGKTKVGELLGQALAALVQQDEVLSAADAVCPVPLHPARLRERGFNQSLLLAAAISMSTRMRLVECLTRTRYTPTQTLKTNPEKRLKNVAGAFRLRPDSKVAGKRILLVDDVMTTGATLDQAAQALLKGGATSVLGAVVAAAHAGGSS; translated from the coding sequence TTGAGCTCGGGCTCTCCCGGTAGTGTCCGTTTTCTCCTCAAGTCGCTCGCCGATTTCATCTACCCACCGATATGCTATGGCTGCGATAGCGAGGTCGAAGAGGGGCTAGTTTGCGAGGGCTGCCGCCTCGCGCTCTTCACGCACGAACTAGCGGTCTGTCCGAAGTGCCACCGGCCCTGCACCAGGACTGCGGAGACCTGCGGCCAGTGCCGGACCCCATTCAGCCTGAGCCGCGTTCGGGCGCTGGGGCTATACGTTCCACCCTTCGACAAGCTGGTCCATGCCTTCAAGTACTCGGGCAAGACCAAGGTGGGCGAGTTGCTCGGACAAGCCCTGGCGGCGCTGGTTCAGCAGGACGAGGTACTATCAGCCGCGGACGCGGTCTGCCCGGTTCCGCTGCACCCGGCGCGTCTGCGCGAGCGCGGGTTCAACCAGTCTCTGCTCCTGGCCGCGGCCATCTCGATGAGCACGCGCATGCGGCTGGTTGAGTGCCTGACGCGGACCAGATACACACCAACCCAGACGTTGAAGACAAACCCCGAGAAACGGCTGAAGAATGTTGCCGGCGCTTTCCGACTGCGACCCGACTCGAAGGTCGCCGGAAAGAGAATCCTGCTTGTGGATGACGTGATGACGACGGGGGCGACACTAGACCAGGCGGCCCAGGCGTTGCTGAAGGGTGGCGCGACTAGCGTGCTGGGAGCGGTCGTGGCGGCTGCCCACGCCGGCGGTTCGTCATGA